The following coding sequences are from one Leptospira hartskeerlii window:
- the sufB gene encoding Fe-S cluster assembly protein SufB, giving the protein MAQALEIISDEDRYYRADNFPKGLTRKVVESISHIKNEPAWLTEFRLEAFKIYESKPMPSWGFFPNFKVDIDEYVHYIGANHKKKKSWDEVDPEVLKSFERLGIPEHERKYLAGIEAMEDSETVYANVKKELTDLGIIFCDIDTAIREYPDIVRKYIGTVVSIGDNKFSALNSAVFSGGSFAYVPKGVKTPMPLQAYFKVSAASSGQYERTLLIAEDGAELEYSEGCSSVQDKGTNFHTAVVELIAHKNSKIFYTTIQNWKKNMYNWTVKRGLCHEAAHITWTDVNIGANTIKYPGIVLQGDNSTGDILSLAFAGSAQIQDTGARIIHVGKNTRSNILAKGVSLDGGINSYRGLVKFTTGSSNAYSHVKCDGLMMDDRSQSHAYPYNDVSGQNGTLNYEATVSRIDEDQLFYLQSRGLSEDDAKLLIINGFCEGVTKHLNVEYSVEMTRLIRMILEDGKVISEHSDSAVS; this is encoded by the coding sequence ATGGCACAAGCACTTGAGATCATTTCCGACGAAGATAGATATTATCGTGCGGATAATTTTCCCAAAGGACTTACACGCAAAGTGGTGGAGTCCATCTCCCATATTAAAAATGAGCCTGCTTGGCTGACCGAATTCCGTCTAGAGGCATTTAAAATTTATGAAAGTAAGCCTATGCCTAGTTGGGGATTTTTTCCCAACTTTAAAGTGGATATAGACGAGTATGTACATTATATAGGCGCAAATCATAAAAAGAAAAAATCCTGGGACGAAGTAGATCCTGAAGTATTAAAAAGTTTTGAAAGACTTGGGATCCCTGAACACGAAAGAAAATACCTGGCCGGGATCGAAGCCATGGAAGATTCGGAGACTGTTTACGCTAACGTCAAAAAGGAACTTACAGATCTAGGAATTATATTCTGTGATATAGATACTGCGATCCGTGAATATCCTGATATCGTTCGCAAATATATCGGAACTGTTGTTTCTATCGGAGACAATAAATTCTCCGCATTAAACTCCGCAGTATTTTCCGGAGGATCTTTCGCTTATGTTCCGAAAGGTGTCAAGACTCCTATGCCTTTACAGGCTTATTTCAAAGTGAGTGCAGCTTCTTCCGGTCAATATGAAAGAACTCTTTTGATCGCGGAAGATGGAGCAGAGTTGGAATATTCGGAAGGATGTTCTTCCGTGCAAGATAAGGGCACAAATTTTCATACTGCTGTGGTTGAGCTGATCGCTCATAAGAATTCCAAAATATTCTACACTACTATCCAGAACTGGAAAAAGAATATGTATAACTGGACCGTTAAACGCGGTCTTTGTCATGAAGCGGCTCATATCACCTGGACAGATGTGAATATTGGAGCAAATACGATCAAGTATCCAGGTATCGTATTACAAGGTGATAATTCTACAGGTGATATTCTATCCTTGGCTTTTGCTGGTTCTGCTCAGATCCAAGATACTGGCGCAAGGATCATCCACGTAGGTAAGAACACACGCAGTAATATTTTGGCAAAAGGTGTTTCTCTAGATGGAGGGATCAACTCTTACAGAGGTTTGGTAAAATTCACCACAGGATCTTCTAACGCATACAGCCATGTAAAATGTGATGGTCTCATGATGGACGATCGTTCTCAATCTCATGCTTATCCTTATAATGATGTAAGCGGGCAGAATGGTACGTTGAACTATGAGGCGACTGTTTCTCGTATAGATGAGGATCAATTGTTTTATCTTCAATCCAGAGGACTTTCGGAAGACGATGCAAAACTTCTGATCATCAACGGTTTCTGTGAAGGTGTGACTAAACACTTAAACGTGGAATATTCCGTGGAGATGACTAGGCTTATCAGAATGATCTTGGAAGACGGGAAAGTAATTTCCGAACATTCGGATTCTGCTGTTTCCTGA
- a CDS encoding lysophospholipid acyltransferase family protein — translation MVRYIIPYIFLYLFYLPFRILPYRACLVYGRFLVCLLFPLAKKHRKIAYDNISYAFPDYSEERKKELVWKSFLHIGDLLAGTLFAPRLSRKWMDKYLVYDAESLAIEQKTIQDGVGVVLISGHFGTWEILVQFMGIRMKGGGIYKKVRNPYVDRLIHKLRSKNGIKLVSTEESSQVTKMLKQGYWVGFGSDQNAGKVGIFVDFFNRKASTYQGPALMAYLTGAKMLLYSVLCGENGKVMVRVKDLGFVDKSAFSDREAAIRHYTEVWTKALEEEVKLYPEQYFWVHRRWRTKPGDFPGQI, via the coding sequence TTGGTTCGCTATATTATTCCCTATATCTTTCTATACTTATTTTATCTACCGTTCAGAATTCTACCTTATAGAGCCTGCTTAGTTTACGGAAGATTTTTAGTATGTCTTCTTTTTCCACTCGCTAAAAAACATCGTAAGATCGCTTACGATAATATTTCTTATGCATTTCCGGATTATTCGGAAGAGAGGAAGAAGGAACTCGTATGGAAAAGTTTTCTTCATATAGGCGATCTTCTTGCAGGTACTTTATTCGCTCCTCGTTTGAGTCGTAAGTGGATGGATAAGTATCTTGTTTATGATGCGGAGTCTTTGGCGATCGAACAAAAAACAATACAAGATGGAGTGGGAGTCGTTCTGATCTCGGGTCATTTTGGTACTTGGGAAATTCTTGTGCAGTTTATGGGGATCAGAATGAAGGGAGGAGGGATTTATAAAAAAGTCCGAAATCCTTATGTGGATAGACTCATTCATAAATTAAGAAGTAAGAATGGGATCAAGTTAGTCTCCACGGAAGAATCCAGCCAAGTTACTAAAATGTTAAAACAAGGTTATTGGGTGGGATTCGGTTCCGATCAGAATGCTGGTAAGGTCGGGATCTTTGTGGATTTCTTCAATCGAAAGGCTTCTACTTACCAAGGTCCCGCTTTGATGGCATACTTGACTGGCGCCAAAATGTTACTCTATTCAGTCTTATGCGGAGAAAATGGAAAGGTCATGGTCCGTGTTAAGGATCTTGGCTTCGTAGATAAATCTGCATTCTCCGATAGAGAAGCTGCAATCCGTCATTATACGGAAGTTTGGACGAAAGCATTAGAAGAAGAAGTGAAGCTGTATCCTGAACAATATTTTTGGGTACATAGAAGATGGAGAACCAAACCGGGTGATTTTCCGGGTCAAATTTAG
- a CDS encoding helix-turn-helix domain-containing protein, producing the protein MMVPTIPIISFTICVFSAFLIFTKRPRYSFDSIYSIFTIFLAAPHLGHLLVHRFEWGPEFLDFTILFPYTYGPLLLLYIGNLTTEGKSFRRVDLLHFVPFLILLLILLSRLFFFQPPEEEFYPHDWHRPSRGFHPNGGLLVTSMLVYSVWTFLLLNRHKKNIVNHFSNIDSIKDLRWMYWSLVLFVISAGVHFLLEGLLFTELPPETYEPRLVRGAAVLAFSVFFCWFGVRQTVVYTHRELHAFKEKTSKEEEEEVEEERKKYEKSGLREDMVPEYLSKIRNYMESEKPYKDSEFSIDLLSENTEVPRFYITQILSETLETNFYNFVNEYRIKDIISALKNISEERPNFLRLALEYGFNSKSTFNTSFKKVTGKTPTQYLEEISKVGSA; encoded by the coding sequence ATGATGGTGCCTACTATCCCGATCATCTCTTTTACGATCTGCGTTTTTTCCGCGTTTCTGATCTTTACTAAGCGCCCAAGATATTCTTTCGATTCTATCTACTCAATATTTACTATTTTCCTCGCGGCTCCTCATTTAGGACATTTGCTTGTTCATAGATTCGAATGGGGGCCTGAGTTTTTGGATTTTACGATCTTGTTTCCTTATACGTACGGTCCATTATTATTATTGTATATTGGAAATCTAACAACGGAAGGGAAAAGTTTCAGAAGAGTGGACCTTCTTCATTTTGTTCCTTTTCTGATCTTGTTGCTTATACTTTTATCTAGATTATTCTTCTTTCAACCTCCTGAAGAAGAGTTTTATCCTCATGACTGGCATAGACCGAGTAGGGGATTCCATCCGAATGGCGGATTATTGGTCACTTCTATGCTAGTGTATTCCGTTTGGACATTTCTTCTTTTGAACAGACATAAGAAGAATATAGTAAATCATTTTTCTAATATAGATAGTATTAAGGATTTGCGATGGATGTATTGGAGTTTAGTTCTATTCGTAATATCCGCAGGAGTTCATTTTTTGTTAGAAGGTTTACTGTTCACAGAACTTCCTCCTGAAACTTACGAGCCGAGATTAGTTCGAGGAGCGGCAGTATTAGCATTTTCCGTTTTCTTTTGCTGGTTTGGTGTTAGACAAACAGTGGTTTACACACATCGGGAGTTGCACGCATTTAAGGAAAAAACTTCCAAAGAAGAAGAGGAAGAAGTAGAAGAAGAACGTAAAAAATATGAAAAGTCCGGTCTGAGAGAAGATATGGTCCCTGAATATCTTTCTAAGATCCGAAATTATATGGAATCTGAAAAACCTTATAAAGATTCGGAATTCTCCATCGATCTACTTTCTGAAAATACGGAAGTTCCTAGGTTCTATATAACACAAATATTAAGCGAAACGCTGGAAACAAATTTCTATAATTTTGTTAACGAGTATCGGATCAAAGATATCATCTCCGCTTTGAAAAATATTTCAGAAGAACGCCCTAATTTTTTGAGACTAGCCCTTGAGTATGGTTTCAATTCTAAGTCCACTTTTAATACTTCTTTTAAAAAAGTCACAGGAAAAACACCGACCCAGTATCTGGAAGAAATTTCCAAAGTAGGATCTGCCTAA
- a CDS encoding tetratricopeptide repeat protein: protein MQKVLGIFLVVGLVLAGFQIFSPETVSSNEPEKASSPANSEEQEVKTETPNALFFWITATVSSFLDQLEKESAGRNAPPESLTDQELKELFQQGLDSYNASEYDNAISQYDRYLAVNPKNSSAFYNRGLSKYYLNRYTESETDFDSAYSLDQTNLDALFYRGLSRFGLERKEEGLEDMNLAIDSGLDKSYAFAERAIQLSILGKSKEGLVDAKRSVDLAPKYTRAVFALAFANYASGKYRESVASYSKVLEALPEDSVSYFNRGLGYAALKRKAESCKDYKKAWDLGYADAEKEYKDSCK from the coding sequence ATGCAGAAAGTATTGGGTATTTTCCTGGTTGTCGGTTTGGTTTTGGCGGGGTTTCAGATCTTTTCTCCTGAGACTGTTTCTTCTAATGAGCCGGAAAAAGCAAGTTCTCCGGCAAACTCCGAAGAACAGGAAGTAAAAACGGAAACTCCTAACGCGTTGTTTTTCTGGATAACAGCTACAGTTAGTTCTTTTCTGGACCAATTGGAGAAGGAATCAGCGGGCCGTAATGCTCCTCCTGAATCTCTTACTGACCAAGAATTAAAGGAACTATTCCAACAAGGTTTAGATTCTTATAATGCTTCCGAATATGATAATGCAATCTCTCAATATGATCGTTATCTTGCGGTGAACCCTAAAAATTCTTCCGCATTCTATAATCGTGGTTTAAGTAAATATTATCTGAATAGATACACCGAGTCCGAAACCGATTTTGATTCCGCATATTCCTTGGATCAAACAAATCTGGATGCTCTGTTTTACAGAGGATTAAGCCGTTTCGGTTTGGAAAGAAAAGAAGAAGGTTTGGAAGATATGAACCTTGCTATTGACTCCGGACTGGACAAATCTTATGCTTTCGCGGAAAGAGCGATCCAATTAAGTATATTAGGAAAATCGAAAGAAGGTCTGGTGGATGCTAAAAGATCCGTGGACTTAGCTCCTAAGTATACGAGAGCGGTTTTTGCTTTAGCTTTTGCAAATTACGCGTCCGGAAAATACAGAGAGAGTGTTGCTTCCTATTCTAAGGTTTTAGAAGCTCTGCCTGAGGATTCCGTTTCTTATTTTAATCGTGGTTTGGGATATGCTGCCTTGAAAAGAAAGGCGGAGTCCTGTAAGGATTATAAAAAGGCCTGGGATTTGGGATACGCGGACGCGGAAAAAGAATATAAGGATTCTTGCAAGTGA
- the rlmN gene encoding 23S rRNA (adenine(2503)-C(2))-methyltransferase RlmN: protein MIDSEIQENVAGKIPVKGHTLEELIQIISELGEKPFRAKQIYNGLYANRYESWEEFSTIGKDLKEKLKEKFTLSSISVAKHLKSVDGTQKFTFESVPGSGKEFESVWIPSGDGGRKTICISSQIGCTLNCKFCATAKLPYMGNLKAGEIIDQILQVEKIVGDRATNIVFMGMGEPMHNYFNVMRAAELLHDGEALGMGAKRITISTSGVVNGIRRFIENKEPYNLAISLNHPDPNGRKEIMDIEEKFALPELLDAALEYTKVLRRRITFEYVMIPGVNMSAEDAKKLVKIARRLDCKINVIPLNTEFHGWRRPTDQEIDEFLRHLEPAGVPILNRRSPGKDINGACGMLAAKS from the coding sequence ATTATCGATTCTGAGATCCAAGAGAATGTAGCCGGAAAAATTCCGGTTAAGGGTCATACTCTGGAAGAACTCATTCAGATCATTTCAGAACTGGGAGAAAAACCTTTTAGAGCGAAACAAATTTATAACGGATTGTATGCGAATCGTTACGAGTCTTGGGAAGAATTTTCTACGATAGGAAAGGACTTAAAGGAAAAATTAAAGGAGAAGTTTACCTTATCCTCCATCAGCGTTGCTAAACATTTAAAATCAGTAGATGGCACTCAAAAATTCACATTCGAATCCGTTCCCGGAAGTGGAAAAGAATTTGAATCTGTCTGGATCCCTTCCGGAGACGGCGGAAGAAAGACGATTTGTATTTCTTCCCAAATCGGTTGTACTTTAAATTGTAAATTCTGTGCCACCGCCAAACTTCCTTACATGGGAAATTTAAAGGCGGGAGAGATCATAGATCAGATCCTCCAGGTAGAAAAAATCGTAGGCGATAGAGCTACAAATATAGTTTTTATGGGAATGGGCGAGCCCATGCATAATTACTTTAATGTAATGCGTGCCGCAGAACTTCTTCATGATGGAGAAGCCTTGGGAATGGGCGCTAAAAGGATCACAATCTCCACTTCAGGAGTTGTGAACGGTATCCGCAGATTTATTGAAAACAAAGAACCTTATAATCTAGCGATCTCACTCAATCATCCGGATCCGAACGGAAGAAAAGAGATCATGGACATAGAGGAGAAGTTCGCATTACCTGAACTTTTAGATGCCGCTTTAGAATATACCAAAGTCCTAAGACGCAGGATCACATTCGAATATGTAATGATCCCTGGCGTGAACATGAGCGCCGAAGATGCCAAAAAATTGGTGAAGATCGCAAGAAGATTGGATTGTAAAATAAACGTAATTCCTTTGAACACAGAGTTTCACGGTTGGAGAAGACCCACCGATCAGGAAATAGATGAGTTTTTGCGTCATCTGGAACCTGCAGGAGTCCCTATCCTGAACAGAAGGTCCCCTGGAAAAGACATCAACGGTGCCTGCGGAATGCTCGCCGCAAAAAGTTGA
- a CDS encoding Cys-rich protein, producing the protein MRLSLFSTLFLFSLIVIGVTDCKDPYQQKCQEICGFFTSCVEKQFASKGPMEASQKSFMQIECESGCLREQGYAMPCYESEKTCTGFTRCLMESGLMD; encoded by the coding sequence ATGAGGCTGTCCCTTTTTTCGACCTTATTCTTATTTTCTTTGATTGTGATCGGTGTCACCGATTGTAAGGATCCCTACCAACAAAAATGCCAAGAGATCTGCGGGTTTTTCACTTCTTGTGTGGAGAAACAATTCGCATCCAAGGGGCCCATGGAAGCCTCTCAAAAAAGTTTCATGCAGATTGAATGTGAATCAGGATGTTTGAGAGAACAAGGATACGCAATGCCTTGTTACGAGTCCGAAAAAACATGTACCGGATTTACGCGTTGCCTCATGGAATCCGGGCTCATGGATTGA
- a CDS encoding M20/M25/M40 family metallo-hydrolase, which yields MFASRTFLFLCFILFFFQCVTSPIKNTPLKEENRILSWDKRESEAVKILTDLIRIKSVRGNEKQAAEYIRSIFEKEGIKTQFISEPGFPDRVNLIAELTPSIPSSEKGLILGNHLDVVEADPKEWTEDPFAGTIKEGRIHGRGALDCKGLIAMQIVSFLELKRSAVSLKRKIMFLSMADEESGSERGARFLLKAHPELFKGYGYMLNEGSFGTKDVAIPGSTIFNIQYAEKGNLWLNVRAKGEQGHGSTPSQNYPSLRLLRFLTEVLEYDTDIRISEETQGFFYQLGSISSFPKSFILKNSNIPILRRLLYGPIRASRQLSAITRNTKAVSGLKTDEGKGHNVLSSLAEAKLDVRLLPGFDPLEYLKEIQKIGEKYEVEVERAAIVPSDISTLDSILFQRFASVATRKIPGSVATPFISPGKTDNAYFRQIGMECYGLIPVLLNEKELTMLHGKNESISLENLKLGTQILFEILYQMN from the coding sequence ATGTTTGCTTCTCGCACATTTCTCTTCCTTTGTTTTATCTTATTCTTCTTTCAATGTGTAACATCTCCCATAAAAAACACTCCTCTTAAAGAAGAGAATCGTATCCTGTCTTGGGATAAGAGAGAATCAGAAGCAGTTAAAATCCTTACAGATCTGATCCGGATCAAATCTGTTCGAGGAAACGAAAAACAAGCCGCAGAATATATCAGATCCATTTTCGAAAAAGAAGGGATCAAGACTCAGTTTATCTCTGAGCCTGGATTTCCAGATAGAGTGAATTTGATTGCGGAACTAACTCCGAGCATTCCGAGTTCCGAAAAAGGTTTAATCTTAGGAAATCATTTGGATGTAGTCGAGGCAGACCCTAAAGAATGGACCGAAGATCCTTTTGCTGGAACCATCAAAGAAGGTAGAATTCACGGACGAGGGGCTTTGGATTGTAAGGGCCTCATCGCAATGCAGATCGTTTCCTTTTTGGAATTGAAGAGGTCTGCTGTCTCACTTAAGAGAAAAATAATGTTCTTAAGTATGGCGGATGAAGAATCCGGAAGTGAAAGAGGGGCAAGATTTTTACTAAAAGCGCATCCTGAATTATTTAAAGGCTATGGATATATGCTGAACGAAGGAAGTTTTGGAACTAAGGACGTTGCCATTCCGGGAAGTACCATCTTCAATATCCAATATGCGGAAAAAGGAAATCTTTGGTTGAATGTAAGGGCAAAAGGGGAGCAAGGACACGGTAGCACTCCCAGCCAAAATTATCCAAGTCTAAGACTTTTAAGATTTTTAACCGAAGTTTTGGAATATGATACGGACATCCGTATTTCCGAAGAAACCCAAGGATTTTTCTATCAGTTGGGAAGCATCAGCTCTTTTCCTAAATCATTTATATTAAAAAATTCAAATATTCCAATCTTAAGAAGATTATTATACGGGCCGATCCGCGCAAGCAGGCAGCTAAGTGCGATCACCCGAAATACTAAAGCAGTTTCAGGCCTAAAAACAGATGAAGGTAAAGGTCATAATGTGCTCTCTTCTCTTGCGGAAGCAAAATTGGATGTTAGACTTCTTCCTGGGTTTGACCCCTTGGAATATTTGAAAGAGATCCAAAAGATCGGAGAAAAATACGAAGTAGAAGTTGAACGTGCAGCAATCGTTCCTTCAGATATATCTACTTTGGATTCGATCTTGTTCCAAAGGTTTGCTTCGGTTGCGACTCGTAAAATTCCTGGAAGTGTTGCGACCCCTTTCATTTCTCCAGGCAAAACGGATAATGCTTACTTTCGTCAGATAGGTATGGAATGTTACGGACTGATCCCTGTTCTTCTTAACGAAAAAGAACTTACAATGCTTCATGGTAAGAATGAAAGTATTAGTTTGGAAAATCTGAAATTAGGGACGCAGATCCTTTTCGAAATATTGTACCAAATGAACTGA
- a CDS encoding YHYH protein, whose product MLRLRSLLLTVVAAFVWNCDSSGGTDLSSAAVLLAASQCTPTTTTTMPTTLTDNSSCPAAVYDATDDLGFNGPTCVTSIAAEAPCWMKTNFHCVTVTVSGSNYVITTNDKPPHKSSYYSVASGYNEAIDSAGGFHTNPNTIISQNITMTIPTTPTVTDCTQSNAGTDSVGITTLGVVIFNNQAAPGDSFSTEYYTMDPAQGHPQNTGKYHYHTEPYKITNDDSNMVGLMLDGFPIYGKKNQSGSYPTLDSTTHSTSCTPTEFPDGTYCYHVENNTGLNGYIIGSYFKGTPGSVD is encoded by the coding sequence ATGCTTCGTTTACGATCTCTTCTATTGACTGTTGTTGCAGCTTTTGTCTGGAACTGCGATAGCTCCGGAGGAACTGATCTCTCTTCCGCCGCGGTTTTGTTGGCCGCTTCTCAATGTACGCCTACAACCACCACTACAATGCCTACAACTCTTACAGATAATTCTTCTTGTCCGGCAGCGGTTTACGATGCAACAGATGATTTGGGTTTTAACGGTCCTACTTGTGTCACTAGTATCGCTGCAGAGGCTCCATGCTGGATGAAAACCAATTTTCACTGTGTTACAGTGACGGTCTCCGGATCTAATTATGTGATTACAACCAACGATAAACCTCCACATAAAAGTTCTTATTATTCGGTGGCTTCTGGCTATAACGAGGCGATAGACAGCGCGGGCGGCTTTCATACGAATCCGAATACCATTATTTCTCAGAATATCACGATGACGATTCCGACTACTCCTACTGTTACGGATTGTACCCAATCCAATGCGGGAACGGATTCGGTAGGAATTACGACACTCGGCGTTGTGATCTTCAATAACCAAGCGGCACCTGGAGATTCTTTTTCCACGGAATATTACACTATGGATCCGGCACAAGGACATCCTCAGAATACTGGAAAATACCATTATCATACGGAACCTTATAAAATCACGAATGACGATAGTAATATGGTAGGGCTTATGTTGGATGGTTTTCCGATTTACGGAAAGAAAAACCAATCAGGTTCTTATCCTACATTAGATTCCACCACTCATTCAACTTCTTGCACCCCTACTGAATTTCCGGATGGAACTTATTGTTATCACGTGGAGAACAATACTGGCTTAAACGGATACATTATCGGAAGTTACTTCAAGGGAACTCCAGGTTCCGTAGATTAA
- a CDS encoding peroxiredoxin, producing MPQVTSLAPDFKAEAVIGQQIKEIKLSEYKGKWVVLFFWPLDFTFVCPTEIIEYDAKLDEFKKIGAEVLGVSVDSAFTHLAWKNTPRKQGGLGDIRYPLIADITKSIARDYGVLLEGGMALRGTFIIDPAGVIRQSTINDLPVGRNIDEAIRLVKAFQYVEKHGEVCPANWDEGKKTMKADPEKSKEYFSAVN from the coding sequence ATGCCTCAAGTTACTTCACTCGCACCGGACTTTAAAGCAGAAGCCGTAATCGGCCAGCAAATCAAGGAAATCAAACTTTCCGAATATAAAGGAAAGTGGGTTGTTCTATTCTTCTGGCCCCTCGACTTCACTTTCGTTTGTCCTACTGAAATCATCGAGTATGATGCAAAACTAGACGAATTCAAAAAAATCGGAGCGGAAGTTCTAGGAGTTTCCGTAGACAGCGCTTTTACTCACCTTGCATGGAAGAACACTCCTCGTAAACAAGGCGGATTGGGAGATATCAGATATCCTCTAATTGCTGACATAACTAAGTCAATCGCGAGAGATTACGGAGTTCTTTTAGAAGGCGGAATGGCTTTGAGAGGAACCTTCATCATCGATCCTGCAGGAGTAATCCGTCAGTCTACCATCAACGATCTTCCTGTAGGAAGAAACATAGACGAAGCGATTCGTTTGGTAAAAGCTTTCCAATACGTGGAAAAACACGGCGAAGTTTGCCCTGCAAACTGGGACGAAGGAAAGAAAACCATGAAAGCGGATCCAGAAAAGTCCAAAGAATACTTCTCTGCGGTAAACTAA
- a CDS encoding ArnT family glycosyltransferase, whose product MNFVQDRKNVPLVKYSVWFLLAVSVLPLFLTFPLDVIDIDSSQYAEIGREMTDSGNWFFIRDNGRRYLDKPILTFWKISSSFTLFGQNNYAFRLPAILMTLLSLWGVFTITKLYSGNVKRAWISVFLYALSPGLYAMVVDPKIDVYVTPYIILVFAFYYLGTKKNPAYYYAMYLAMGLGFVTKGPIAVVIPGIGIGGDILFRRDWKRLLGMKLFPGGILALLPPFLWSIPLYLEFNTYGPYFFLWVQSFGRFYIKMYDQKFNPLFFYSNFSWAFGIFILPFIAWIASNFYGFIKEKGENLFGDIRKNEWKEKDFVPAFWLFLFLFLISFSKYQLPQYIYWCLPAGAVVGSGFLLKLIESPEGTLSFIGKILVYLTSLGFVFAGILFPILVLDVPISYYVWVAIYLGIAAIVLLYFKIDAVLGTLVVSVSFFFTLVSLYAYPLLVSYQPSKEVGEIIQEAEPGKEKFLMFGVPASKRSYAFYSKRITRTLFDPEVLFEALQKDGERMILISEKYLPHFDEFTVNRVDLDIFAEYESYKVATPEFGFFLKSKRDSLTTKVYLGKIRFKPGKEAATANSK is encoded by the coding sequence ATGAATTTCGTTCAAGATAGGAAAAACGTTCCGCTTGTAAAATATTCTGTTTGGTTTCTTTTGGCAGTTTCTGTTCTGCCTTTATTTTTAACATTTCCTCTGGATGTGATCGATATCGATTCTTCCCAATATGCAGAGATCGGTAGGGAAATGACCGATAGCGGAAATTGGTTTTTTATCCGGGACAATGGAAGAAGATACTTGGACAAACCGATCCTGACTTTCTGGAAGATCAGTTCTTCTTTTACACTTTTCGGTCAGAATAATTACGCATTCCGTTTACCTGCAATCCTGATGACACTTCTTTCCCTTTGGGGAGTATTTACGATTACCAAATTATATTCTGGAAATGTAAAGCGTGCCTGGATTTCCGTATTCTTATACGCATTATCTCCCGGATTGTACGCGATGGTGGTGGATCCTAAGATTGACGTATATGTAACTCCTTACATCATTTTAGTATTCGCTTTTTATTATTTAGGAACAAAAAAGAATCCTGCTTACTATTACGCGATGTATCTTGCAATGGGACTTGGGTTTGTCACAAAAGGACCGATCGCAGTTGTAATTCCTGGTATTGGAATTGGCGGAGACATTCTTTTTAGAAGGGACTGGAAAAGACTTCTTGGAATGAAACTTTTCCCAGGCGGCATTCTAGCGTTACTTCCTCCTTTCTTATGGTCCATTCCTTTGTATTTGGAGTTCAATACTTACGGGCCGTATTTCTTCCTTTGGGTCCAATCCTTCGGTCGTTTTTACATCAAGATGTATGACCAAAAATTCAATCCTCTGTTCTTCTATTCTAACTTCTCTTGGGCATTCGGGATTTTTATACTACCATTTATAGCTTGGATTGCATCGAATTTTTACGGATTCATAAAGGAGAAGGGCGAAAACCTATTTGGAGATATTCGAAAAAATGAATGGAAGGAAAAAGATTTTGTTCCTGCATTCTGGTTATTCTTATTTTTGTTTTTGATCAGTTTTTCTAAATATCAACTACCTCAATACATTTATTGGTGTCTACCTGCAGGAGCAGTTGTGGGTTCAGGATTTTTGCTTAAATTGATTGAAAGCCCGGAAGGAACTCTTTCTTTTATAGGTAAAATTTTAGTTTATCTGACTAGCTTAGGATTTGTATTTGCAGGGATCTTATTTCCGATCTTGGTTTTAGATGTTCCGATTTCCTATTATGTTTGGGTGGCGATTTATCTAGGAATTGCGGCGATTGTTCTGTTGTATTTCAAAATAGACGCGGTGCTTGGGACTTTGGTTGTATCCGTTTCCTTCTTCTTTACTTTGGTAAGTTTGTATGCGTATCCATTACTTGTTTCTTACCAACCTTCTAAGGAAGTAGGTGAGATTATCCAGGAAGCAGAACCAGGAAAAGAAAAGTTTTTGATGTTCGGAGTCCCTGCTTCTAAAAGATCATATGCATTTTATTCTAAACGTATCACTCGTACCTTATTCGATCCGGAAGTTTTATTCGAAGCTCTACAGAAGGATGGAGAAAGAATGATACTCATCTCTGAAAAGTATCTGCCTCATTTTGATGAGTTTACTGTGAATCGAGTGGATCTGGATATTTTTGCGGAATATGAGAGTTATAAGGTCGCGACTCCGGAGTTTGGTTTCTTCTTAAAATCTAAAAGAGATTCTTTGACAACCAAGGTGTATTTAGGGAAGATCCGGTTTAAACCTGGAAAAGAGGCTGCGACAGCGAATTCTAAATAA